Below is a window of Bacillus sp. SM2101 DNA.
GGGATTTAATAAATTTTTTATATAGTCTGTTCAAGCTAGTAAAGTCTGCAAAGTACACCTGCAAGTTATAACCTACTAAATAATTAATCAAAAAAACTTGTTATTCCACAATATGGCCCAATTGTTTAATGTCACCATGTTATTTTCAACATAAAAAACACCCTTTGAAAATGCACATCCAAAGGATAAAAAGGTTTAACTTTTCCAAAACAGTACATCTTTCTTATATAAGGTACATCTTTGTTTCAAAGCTAAAGAAAAAAACTATCAATATATCACGAATTATCTGGATGAACTAATGACACCTCTCAATATTTGAGAGAATAAGAATTACAACTCTTTGCATAATATCTTCTTACATAAATATATTTACTATGTTATATAAAACGGTTTGTTTTATAGTTGAACTACACTCAAATTATTATTTAGATGCAGATCATTTTTTTCAGTTTCTGTCCAATAATTGATATTTGATAATCTATTAATAGATTTACCTATCTCTTTATCACTATCAGCAGTTATTAATCCTGATGCAATCCCATTTAGAAAAAAAGAGTTTATCATTAAAAAATATTAATGAATGTACCTAAAGTAACAGCAACAGTACAACAAGGATTTGTTAATTTCCATCCCTTATTTTGTTAAAAAACCCTAAATATTGTACTCAAATTAAAGGATGCATTAGGGGTTTGAAAAGTTAATTAATTAAGAGTTCTTAAAAATCAACTGTTCAATACTGTCCATTATTTCATACGTAGTTGTAGGTCTTTATATACTTCTTTATGTTCTAGTTCAAAATCTTCCAAGTGTTGTTCAATTTTTCGTTCTAGAATTGTCCAATATCTACTGCCACGTTTCATTTTGTTTTGAACAAAGCCTTTTAAGTTATTCCCTATAGCCTCTTCAATGGTGAAATCTGGAAGAAGGACCCAAGTTAACTCCATATGAAAATTGTAAAGAGGTTTGTCGCTCATTGATAGATATAATGGAGGGTTGGAAGAGCATGCAGAAGTTAATTTAGGAGGAAAATTCATGTAAAATGGTTGTTGGATTTGGAGGTTACCCTTGATAAGCTCTAAATTAGGATATCAGACATTTTCTTTAATTTGATACTCCTAACATTAGCTTCAAGCATAAAGTCTCTTAAACCAAAAATAAGAATCCGTTTTGAAAAAATTGAAAAAAATTAAGCCAATGTCTCCTCAGTTTATGGAAAAATTGACTTAGTTTGCTTTTGTTTGTTGGAGAATCTTTAGTTCAGCTTCCAACTGTATTGGTTACCTTTTTATTCTGGTGATTAAAACCCAAATGTTTTCTCTCCCACTATTCATCTTACTATTTCAGTACGTGAAGATAACTAATTAAGATTGACCATTGCATTCCTCGTGAAATTTTCTTAAATAATCTTCCATAAATACATGCCGTTTTTTTGCAATCTCTTTAGAAATTGGTAAATTCATTCTTTCTTTAAGTAATAGTAATTTTTCATAAAAATGATTAATCGTTGTTGTTTTTGTTTGCTTATATTCTTCAAAGGACTTATGTTTTTTTGGAACAACATTAGGATTATATATTTCTTGTTTAATGTACCCCCCATAAGTAAATGTTCTAGCAATTCCTATAGCCCCAATAGCATCTAATCGATCAGCATCTTGAACGATCTTACCTTCTTTAGTTTTCATAATTGAAGTTGCACCATTTCCTTTGAAAGACATGGTTTTGATAATCGAGCAAACATGAGATATTGTATTATCATCAATATTTAATATATCCATCCATTCTTTTGCCACTTTTGGACCAATAGTGGCATCTCCATTGTTAAACTTCCAGTCTGAGATGTCATGGAGTAAAGTGGCCAATTGAACAACTAGCATATCTACATCTTCATTCTTACTAATAAGTAACGCGTTTTTCCAAACTCTATAAATATGCCACCAATCATGCCCTGAGCCTTCCCCTTCAAGAGTAGATCTTACAAATTTTACTGTTTCTTCAATAACTAATTCTTTTTTCATATAATTTTGACTATCTCCTTTAGCATTATATTACAAGTTTTTCTTTTTTCATTTTTTTACTGTTAATATGTTCATGAAATTTTTGTGCAATAAATCTTTGATCACTATCAAGTAAAGTGTGCATTCCAACAAGCTCCTCTTGTCTCGCCAATTTTTGAATACAGTAGAAAAGTTCTCCATAAACTAATTGAAGATAAGGTCCGAGAATACTTAAATCCCTAAAATTTACAGGTAATCCTTCATTTAACAAGAAGAAATTATTTTTTGACTTATTTGCACAATCCCATATTAGAGGGTGACTATTATTCTTGCAATACTTAGAAATCTGTTTTATATCAAATTCAATATCTCTTGAACTTGCAGAAGCAAGGATAGCTCCATCTTTAAAGTGTTCAAAAATACTCCCACTCAATGATGTTTTTCCAGTAGCACCGATAATAATATCAGCATCTTTAATTAAATCTTCCAATTCTCCTGTTCTATATCCTTCAACACGAGCAGTTAATGAAAGAATTGGATCGATATCAAAAACTGACACAAAAGCCTCTCGTCCCTTTAATGCGATAGAGCATGATTTACCAATCTTACCGTATCCAAGAACAAGACATGATTTTCCTTGTATTAAATCTGTAAATTCTTCACGTAAAATTCTCTCTAATGAATAAATTACAGCATCACCAATCAATGTATCTTCTATATTTTTCAGAGGACTAAAAGCTATTGATAGAATGGGAAGTTGCTGCCGATCATACTTTTTATAACGCCAATGCCCTTGAGCTGTATCTTCAACAATACCTACAACACTACCTAAAGATTTAATTGTATCTAGGTGTGAGGATAAATAACCACCAACTTCTTGTATTACTAACTTTTTGTTGCTGTTACTAATTTCAATTATTTTCTCTAAAGCTATAGTGGAAACATCAGTAATATCGTTGGGAGTTATCACTGGAATACCATGCTTTTTTAGCTTTATTGCAGCGTTTATATCAAGAGAATACGGAATAGCAATGACATATTCCACTGGCCAGATTTTATTTAAATATAGAATATAGTCAACAGAGGTTGGTAGTACATGAGTTATGAGTAGACAGTGTATATTGTTATTATTTCGTTTATATATGTTAATAGAATTAAAGAAATCCTCATGAGTAAACAATGTAATCACCTTTCTAAGTAAGTTTATTAAAGTTTTTATGGATTTAATGTAGTCTTATACAAATCAAAATTAATAATTAAAAAGGATTATTATAAAGAGCTCTATTTTAGAACTTCAGGCTAGAGAAGCATAGTTATTTAATTTGTATAAATTGAACATCTATCATAAACCAACTTTAAAAGAGTGCAAAACATGCTTTTCGAAAACACTCAAAATTACCTTTATGCTCTTTTAAGAATTTATTATGGTTTCTTAGAATAAAATCAACTTCATCTTCAATGTTTCCTATGATTGTTTTATTATGAAAACATGGAACAATTGAACCATCTGAATCTATAATTATAGATTTAGAGGAAAACATACAATTAGGGATTGTATATTGGGTGTTGGAAATTAGAAATTTAGCTAACCTGTAATGAAAACTATTGGATTCATTATTATAGTGATCCTTTATTATTGATAGGAGCTGTTCTTTCTGATCTACTGTTGCAGTATCCCATGACAATAAGTTATGTGAATCCATTAAATTTAAATTTAGGCTAAAACCCATTTCTTCAGAAAAATGAACAATGTCTTCTACGTCAGTTAAATTGTTGGGAGAAATAGTTGTGTTTAACGTAACTTTACTAGCATATCCCAAAGAATGAATTAATTGTAGGGATTTCAGTAATTCGCTATGTTTCCCCCTGAACTTATTTCCATAACTATCGTTAAGACTATCAAGGCTTATACCAAGTTTTACATTATTTTTAAAAATATCTTTCAGAATCTGTTCGGTAAGTAATATACCATTTGTTAAAATTAATATATTTCTTACTTTTTTGGAGATTTCACTTATAAAAGTTAGTAAATCTTTTCTAAGAAGAGGTTCCCCTCCTGTGATTGTCAACCTATCTATCGGGGATTTTACTGTGATATTATCAAAAAACTCGTAAAACTTTGGTAAATCTAAGTCGGCATTATTGATTGAATAAGTATCGTTATTGTAAAAACAATATTTACATTTCAAATTGCATTTTGTTGTTAAAATTAAACCCACATGATTAATCAACTAAAAAATCATCTCCTATGCGTTATCTGTTTATGTCTTTTAAAAAATGTAGTTTTCGGTAGTATATTTTTGAATACCCTGAGCTTTACATGGAGAGGCGAAAAAATTATAAATGTCTCGAAAAGCCTATTCGGTTGCTTTTTTTGAAAAATTTTCAGCTGAGGATCCATGTCAAGCGAAAAATTGTTACTGTATAAACCCTGTATAGAACGAATAAACGTACTGTTGCCTACTTAAATTATTAGTTATAAGTAGTCTCATTTAAAAATTCATTGTTTGTTGATTCTATCCAGTCATGAAAATACACATCTGTTCCTATATTTGCAAAATTATTTAATATATTTTTAAAGATACCAATTGAAATATAGTTTTTATGAAATTTAAATGCTGTTATTATTTTTTTAAGAACATCTTTATCAATAACAGCTTTTCTAAATAAAAAATCAAAAAAAAGAATTCCTTTTCCACAAATTAATCCTAAAAATCCAAAATTATCATTAATATTATAATAATCAGAAATAGGGATATTTTTTGTATACTCAATATTATTTTTATAAAGTTGATAAGAGTATTTTATTTGTTTAGAATAGATAGTCTCACCAAATCTTTCTTTTAGATATAACAATTGAATGAACTCTGTTAAACTTTCAAGAAGTAAAAACCTACCTTTATTATAAAAAATGGTATTAAGGCCGATTTCTTGATGAATTATCTCATGAAACAAATATTTATATAACAAAACAGATGGCTTTGATAATAGCTTAGGATTAAATAGGATCAATCCTTTATAAGAAATTGCATTCACATTTAAGCAATGAGAGTCCATTATCCTTATATTTAATGGTTTCTCGAAAATAGAGTAATAAAAATTCAGAAATTTCCTTATCTCTTCACATATATTCAAATGTGAAAAAACTTTTTTAGTGGATGGTGAAACTATAACCTTTCTATTTTGTATCAAAATGCAAAAATTTGTACAATTGATGTTGTTATCGTTCGAAACAATTACTAAGTCTCTTAGGTCGAATATTTGATATTTTCCATCTTTCGTTTTCACAGCATTTGTAGTGAAGAGGCATTGGGAATTTATGTGTATTTTGATATTATTTAAGTTAGAACATAAAGAAAAATATGGAAAGTGATAAATCCCAGGAGTTATATTTATGTTCGATAATTTTATAGTACTTCCATACTTAATAAATAATTTAGTGAATTTTGTGTTATCACTTATTTTTACAAATTGTCCTTTTTGGTATTGTATAGGGTTTAAGGATTGATCACTATTAATTTCAATAATTTTGTATGATTCATCTAAAAAAAAAATCATTTCTTTAGTTGGGTGTTTAAAAACAATTTCTGTTTGAATATCCATTTTTTGTAAATAATAATTTATCTTAATACTGAAATGACTGATCTCATTGTATAATAAAATATTACTTTTTATGTAAATCACCCCAACATGAAAAGATAGCTTCCCCATCTATAGAAAGTTGAAAGTTATCAATCACTATATCAAAATGATAAGGCTCCTCAAAAATCCCATCCATATTGATATTATTCCCAAAGCCTATATGACAAGTTCCTAAACATTTCTCATAGCTAGACAAAAACTTTAGTTTCCTTACACCTTGATTTGTTCCTATACCAAATTCTGCAAAGGGCACTTTTTTGTTTTTATATTTTCCATAATTAAAAGAAGCAAAGCCATTATTAATAGTTATCTCCGCTTTTTTACTTCCGCATTCTTGGATAATAATGCCCTCTGCTGTAAATGGTTTAGGGGCAAAAAACACCTCTCCTCCTGGAATTTGAAATAAAGATTCATTTTCACTAAATTTGCAATTTTCCACAAAAATCCTTTTACCTTTTTCTTTTTGAAATTTCATATTAGTACCATTAGGGCTTTTTATTTGGAATGAGTCACCATTATCAATTAGGTTTTTTACTTTCTCATTTCTATTTCTTAATTCACTATATTCGATATTAATTGCTTTTAAATGTATATTAACAATATCATTGATATACTTCTTAGGAATATTTAGTGTTGGATCGTCAAAAAGTATTGTAGGAATTCTTAATTCTTCACACCTTTTAATTAATAAATGTAGATTTAAAAAGTCTGATGTTACTATATATAATTGTGTACCTGTAGGCTTTTGATTTAAAACAAACAATAATTTTTTCAGATCGTCTTGGTTAACTATATAATATTCCTCAATATTTACTTTTTTATTCCTTAAGGAGTTAATTAATTTATCAACAAAGATGGATTTTCTTTTCTCTCTCACAAGTAATATTTTATGTGATTTAGTTACTTGATTATCAAATGAACCGAACTTTATGAATTCATTCATGTAATCCCACTCTATTTAATTGAATTTCTTTAGGGCAACTCTTCTTAATATAGTATACTGGTATATTAGACAGTATTAAGAGAAGGCTAGCAAAATACCATATGAATGAGTATCCTATTTTTTGATTAATGTAACCAATTAAGAGGGCCAGGAAAAATCCAGCAAGTGATTGTAGAGCAGTTAATCCGGAATAAAATGTGGCGCGTTTTTGTCCAGGAATATAATCTTGGACCCATGCTCCATACGATGAATGTTGCATACCTAAGCCAAATTCAAAGATTGTTAGACCCACCAAAAAAAAGAATAAGCTAGAATGTAGTCCAACCAATAGAAGTCCCATAGCAGAAAGAACGGTACCAAACACAAGTATTGTTAGAGTAGTAACCTTCTTCTTAGTTAAAAAAGCGGTAAAGAAACTAGCTAAACTAATAACTGCCATAAACAGAACTAGTAATATACCCATGAATTCAATTTCTAAACCAAGCATATTATTTCCATAAACCTGCCAAGTCAATAAGAACCCTAGTAAAGCACCGTGGCTTAATATATTTCTTAATAATATTATGAGCATTGTCTTATTTTTGATGAAATCTAAAGTAGTAATTTTTATTTCCTTAATAATACTTTTTTCTGATCTAGATCCATAGTTATCTTCAAACCTAATGAAAATAACTAATGATAGAGCTATAGCTATTAATCCGCCTAGCACAACAGGTATATAGTTATTTATGCTACTTGATATTGATGCCAAAAGTGCACCAACTACTGAAAAGGCAGTTGCAAAACCAACTATTTTAGGATAGGCAATATCTTTATAATCGAACTTGTTTACTTCATTAAGTTTATCCAGATACCATGCTTGTGGGGATCCTGATATTAAAGATACACCTAGGGACATAATAATTGCTGATATAATAAATAATATGAAACTTGATGATAACCCGAATAAACAAAGACCTAGGCCCCAAGTGAAAAATCCAATTGAAGTTATTTTTTTTCGACCAAATAAATCTGATATATTCCCACTAGGGTAGTCAAATATTGCTAATGATAGCGAAGCTACAGCAAAAATAATACTAATTTGAAAAGGACTAATTCCTTTAAGGCTCATTAGGACAATATATACTGCTCCATACATTTTATCAACCATACTGTAACCAGATAACATAACACCAGTAAATATAGTATATTTTTTATGTAATTCTAATTTTTTCATAATTATACTCCTCTATGTATCTTTCATAATCACAAACTAACTCTATGACACTTTTAGGATTGAGTGTCCTCTTGTTAAAATAACTTTGTACAAAGTAAAACCCTAACATATACGAGATACTTTCTATAGGATATATATAAGCTTGAATGCATGCTTGTTTAATTTCAGATTGACTAAATACAGGAAAATAATTTGATAAAGTTGAAATGATTTTTCTAAAATCAAGATTATTTGAATGTGTATATAATGTAGCCATGGCTAAAAGAATAGCTTTGCTAATTCCCAATTCAAATTCATCAATGAAATTGATATCTTTAAAAATCTTATAAGTAAAAAAATGTTCACAATATTTAGCCCAACCTTCTTCAAATACTGGGTTAAAAAAAATTATGTTTTCTTGATAATTACTCTTGGATTTTAGCGTCCATGAATAGTGATGTCCTGGATAAACTTCATGTATAACTCCTAAAATTGAATTAATATTATTGACTTTATTTTTGTCATATATCATTGCACCTAAGATATGTTCTTTCTGTAAATCCATACATTTCATATATCCAAATTTCCCATGCATATCTACATTAATATTATTTAACTCAGTAATTTGTAAGCTCTTTATGAATGTGTCGTTAACATTAAAATGATTTTTTCCAATCTTTATTAATTGACTTAAAACTTCTTCAGAAGGTGATTTTAAGACTTCATTAAAACTTGTTGAAAAGCTTCTTTTTGTTGGTTGTAAAAAATCAGCTCTTACTGATAAATGAGCTTTTAATTTCTCAAGTAATAATCCAAGGTCTATTGTTAATCCTGATTCAAGATAAATATATGTAGCTAGATTTTCTTCTCCTAAAGGCCTTTTTAATGGTATAGATTCCTGTGATTTGTTTTTTAAAAAAGATGAAAAAGAGTTAATCTCTTTTGTTAATATACTAAGCTCTATTAATGGAATATTGAGGTCTTGTTTAATTTTTTCTAAATTCTTATTAAAATGACTTATATTGAGGATAGCAGTTAAACAATCTAGTTTTGTTAATTTACTATGATTTAAATTCTCCCTTGCAACTTTAAAGAAATCGGGTAAATATTTGATTCTACAGGATATTTGTTCATGGTTTGGGACAGGTGATTGAAATATATTTTCAAAGTTTCTCCAAATAACGGAAATAGTATTCAATGAATTTATTATGTAGAAATTCGGTTTTCTCCATATTTCTAACGCTTCTAATTCAAAAAGCCTCAGCTTTACTGCCCTGTTCAGTTTTCTAAAGCTTCTTGAATCTTTATAACTAATCTCCTCCATTCTCTTTTGCAAATTTTTATAGCAATTTATGGTTTTTAAAATATTTTTTTTTGAATAGATTGTTAAATAACTTCTCTGTATTCCCCAATGAGTAGCAAGGCCAGGGTAAAATTCACTAGAAATCTTAATATATTCATCTCTTAATTTAGAGTAAATCTCCATGTTAATCACTCCAAAGTATAAGAACTTCATTTAATTCCTTGTATGCAAAAGTACATCTTGGATTTTATTTACTCCTAATAAAATCCATAAAACTCTTTCCCAACCAATTCCGATAGTGAAAACTGGTGGAGACCCACTTTTCAATGCGTTAATGTAATAGTTATATTGTTGAGTTTTGTTGCTTCGATTTAACAAGGACAGTGATTCTAAAAAGTCATTTACTACATATTCTTTTTCACTGCCGCTTGCAATTTCAACACCATTAAGGATTAAGTCTATTCCCTTGCTGGAAACAATATTATTATCGTTAGTCGAAGGTATCTTCTTTGTAAAAATATTCTGACCAATATTCATTTGTGAAGGGTCAGTTTCGTTCTCATCTAGAATAAAAGGATAGTTCTCTATCCAACAAAAGTTATATGTATCTATCTGTTTATTTCTACTTAACGATCTAGTAATACTTGAGAAAAAACTAAAAACTATTTCCTTCCGGATTTTAGAATCTACCAATAATGTATATCCTGTTGATTTTACTGATAGTTTTGATAACAGCCTTTGGAACTCATTAATATTTATATCAATTCCTGATAAGATATCAAGTTGCTCCTGTTTGTGTTTAACAACTGCATAATCTGAAAACTCTTTTTTCATTTTTGCAATAATCTTATTTTCTATGGTTTTTGGAAGTTCATAAGGAATTATAAGTGTATTATATTGTTTTAGTTCCTCTCTCGTTGAATAACTAAAAGTTGGTCTCAAAAATTCTTTATATCTTAAATCTGGTTTATCCGATGAATAAAGGAACATGGCGTCATCATAGGAAATACTATCAAAAGGTATAGTTATTTCTTTATTGAAATATTTTTTTATTAAATAGAAGAAAAACCGTTCAATAAATTGTTTTCCTTGCTCATTACTAACAAAAGCCATATTTATAGCTAATTGTGTGAACTCTACTAAATCATCAATTTTATTTTCATTATTTTCCTCTGGTAAACGAAAGCATGGATGAAATTGAAATACCCTTTCAATACCACTAATGACGTTTAAAAGATTTAAAATATTTGGAGATTGAAGCAGCGTATATTCAACTTGATTTGATAGATTATTTAAAACCTTCCACTCTTCAAAACCATACTCTTGTACACTTTCCCATAACAATGGATTTCGAATTTCAATAAAACTTTCTTTAGTAAGAAAATCTCTTACACCACATTCGATTTCATTGATTAATTTAAGTTTTTTTAGAAAATCAAAATCAACTAATTTCTTATAACTCCTTCTACTTTCTTCCTCGCAGGTATTCAAAATCTGTATACTATTAGCTTTAACTTTAAATTCATCTCCACTAGAATATACATCTCCATTTATTTGAACAACATCTCTAACATTGACTGATAAGAACTTCATATCTACTTCTACCAATATTTCTCCTGTAAAGTCCCAAACTACGATTTCATTTATCCGAGATTTCTTGATCCAACCTGCTATTAATATTTCCGAATCTCTATCTGATATATCTTTAATAAGTGTTCTTGTTATTGCCATAAATTACTCCTTCTTAATCTCTAGTAAGAGCCCAAGGTATTATTGTTTTGTAAAATTTACATTTTTCAGGATTTAATTTTTTGTTTCTAACTATTGATTCAAATGTACATGGTCCACCACAAATGTTATATCCAACACATTTAAGACAAGAATCTTTACTGTGATCCTCAAAGTGCCAATTAATATATTCTTCATTAAGTTCAAATTCGTCAAACGGTTGTGTACACCTTTCATCACATTCTACAACACAATTAGAAACTAACCCCTGACTTGTTAGATAAACTCCCCATGAATTTTCTTGTTGTCCATAGGTTAAGTTCATACAAGAGTTGGTTTGTGGAATTTTATTATTCACTGAAAAAACAATATTATTTCCAGGTTGGTTTATTGGTATCTTTTTACTATCACAGTATTCCCATGCTTCCATTATTGCTTTAGCCAATTTTTTCCCATCTATGTCCCAACCTCTCTCATTAGGTTGTGGGGTATTAATGCTGATTTCTGTACACCCTAAATCTTCAACTAAATGTTTAATAATATTTTTAAATATTGGAAGGTTTTCATTTGTTGGTGTAATAATTCCTGACAGATTTCCACCAACATTTTTATAATTTTCCATACCTTGTAATACTGAACTATAACTACCATTTCCATTTGGATATATTCTATTTTTGTCATTTATTTCTTTCCAACCGTCGATACTAAAAACTAGTAATATTCCTGTATCTTTAAAATACTGGGCAATTTCTTCGGTTACTAGAGTCCCATTTGAAACAATTTCTTCGGTGAAACCAGTAATTTTACCACTATTCTTTGCTTCTTGTAACATTTCATGGCCTTTTTTGATTAGATCCATTCTAATAAGAGGTTCTCCACCAAAATATTGAATAATTGGTGAGGCACCTATATTCTGTTCAATAAACCAATTCATCGTATTTACAAATAGATCAGTTTCCATGTTGCCTTTACTTGTATAAATATCATTAACAAAACAATACTTACACCTTAGATTGCATTTTTCAGTTAAAGAGATCCTTAAGTAACCAATTCGATTTTTTCGGGTTCTTTTTGCTATTCTTCGTCTTATTTCTCTTTGCTGTTTCGCATCTTTAAATTCAGTTTCATTTAAGGGTACTATAAATTTGTTATCTTTAAGAGAAACAGCTACTTCACTCTGATAATTTTCTTTTGGCACTTCGTATTGCTTATAAATTTGATAATCCTCTTTTGAAAGTTCAAATAACCCCAATGAATTAGAATTGAATAAAATATAATTATTATTATTATCTTTTTCAAATACATGACTAAATTTCGATTGTCTATATAGCATAAAATTTCTCCTTATAATTTATCTTTTTTAAATACAATGATGGAAAAGAGGGGAGATAAAATAGCCCTCTTTTTCCATAAATAATCAACATTAATTTGTTTCGTTTTCTTCAACTGCAATTGCTTCTAAGAGATCATTTTCAAATTCCTCAAATTCAACATCCATTGTTAAATGACTTCTGGATCTTTTACATGCATCTGCAAAATCTGGTGCTTCAAGTTTAATTTTCTTTTCAATCATTAAGGTCATCTCCATTCTTCAAATAAATAGTAATCTCATTTATAGAATAATATTCTATTTTATGGTGTAACTAGTTAATAATTTCATTTGTTAATTTAGAAAAAATAGTATATTTAGATAATTGTCACAAGATATTTAATTTATAATACTGAATAAACTGAGCTTTTTGATTTCAAATTAATAATAAGTTGAGAAAATAATTGAAAAGTCGGTCAATTAACAACCTTATTTTCCCATATTTTCATAATATTAATTTGTTTCGTTCTCTTCAACTGCAATTGCTTCTAAGAGATCATTTTCAAATTCCTCAAATTCAACATCCATTGTTAAATGACTTCTGGATCTTTTACATGCGTCTGCAAAATCTGGTGCTTCAAGTCTAATTTTCTTTTCAATCATTATGGTCACCTCCATTCTTTATATTTCCCATGTATAGAATAATATTCTATTTTATGAAATAACTAGTTTATAATTTAATATGTAAATATACAGAAAACAATATATT
It encodes the following:
- a CDS encoding radical SAM protein, whose amino-acid sequence is MLYRQSKFSHVFEKDNNNNYILFNSNSLGLFELSKEDYQIYKQYEVPKENYQSEVAVSLKDNKFIVPLNETEFKDAKQQREIRRRIAKRTRKNRIGYLRISLTEKCNLRCKYCFVNDIYTSKGNMETDLFVNTMNWFIEQNIGASPIIQYFGGEPLIRMDLIKKGHEMLQEAKNSGKITGFTEEIVSNGTLVTEEIAQYFKDTGILLVFSIDGWKEINDKNRIYPNGNGSYSSVLQGMENYKNVGGNLSGIITPTNENLPIFKNIIKHLVEDLGCTEISINTPQPNERGWDIDGKKLAKAIMEAWEYCDSKKIPINQPGNNIVFSVNNKIPQTNSCMNLTYGQQENSWGVYLTSQGLVSNCVVECDERCTQPFDEFELNEEYINWHFEDHSKDSCLKCVGYNICGGPCTFESIVRNKKLNPEKCKFYKTIIPWALTRD